The Xanthomonas rydalmerensis genomic interval AACCCGCCGACACGTCGCCTGCGCCCACCCGCGCCGGCGACGCGGCAGGCGCCGGGAACCCGTCACCTGCCGCCGGTGTCCCCCGCCCGTGCCCGCTTGGAGGCCGCGCGGCACGTGAACGCCGTTTCGGCACACCGCTTGCATTGCATACGGGCAAGCCGTCTCCCGGCAGGGACTTCACCGTATGAGCGACTCCATCAGCTCCATCCTTTCGCAGATCCGCAGCTATCAGGGCCAGGTCGGCCAGGCAGCGCAGACGCGGGTGGGCGATGTCGGCCGCAGCAATGCGATCGAAGGCCTGACCGGCAACCAGGGCGTGCAGGGCCCGAGCTTCACCGAGACCCTGCGTAACGCGATCGGCGGCGTGAACGAGGCCCAGCAGAAGTCCGGCGACCTCGCCAAGGCCTTCGAACTGGGCGACCCCAGCGCGGATCTGGCCAAGGTGATGCTGGCCGCACAACAGTCCCAGGTGGCGTTTCGCGCTACCGTGGAAGTCCGCAACCGACTCGTCCAGGCGTATCAGGACGTGATGAACATGCCGCTGTAAGGGTAGAAGACGATGGCGCTTGCGATCAGCAAAGACACTTTCAGCAGCGAAAAGGCGGGCGCCTGGTTCGACCGCCTGCAGAGCCTGCAGCTCACCCGCCGCATCGGCCTGATGGCGATGATCGCGGTGGCGGTGGCGGCCGGCCTGTTCGTGTTCTTCTGGTCGCAGAAGCCGGCCTACACCCCGCTGTACACCGGCCTGGACGAGAAAGGCACGGCCGAGGCCACCGACCTGCTGCGCACCGCGCAGATCCCGTTCAAGCTCGACCAGGCCACCGGCGCGATCACCGTGCCGGAGGACAAGCTGTACGACGCGCGGCTGAAGCTGGCCGGCTCCGGCCTGACCGACAACGGCAACATGGGTTTCGAGGTGATGGAGAAGGATCCCGGCTTCGGGGTCAGCCAGTTCGTGGAGAACGCGCGCTACCAGCACGCCCTGGAAACCGAACTGGCCCGCACCATCTCCAGCCTGCGCCCGGTGCGCGAGGCGCGGGTGCACCTGGCCATTCCCAAGCCGAGCGCGTTCACCCGCCAGCGCGAGGCCGCCAGCGCCTCGGTGGTGCTGGAACTGCGTGGCGGCACCACCCTGGAACGCAACCAGGTCGATGCGATCGTCAACATGGTCGCCTCCAGCATCCCCGACCTGGCACCGGATCGCGTCACCGTGGTCGACCAGAGCGGGCGCATGCTGACCATCGCCGACCCCAACAGCGACGCCGCGCTCAACGCCGCCCAGTTCGATCAGGTGCGCCGCCAGGAAAGCGCCTACAACCAGCGCATCCGCGAACTGCTGGAGCCGATGACCGGCCCGGGCCGGGTCAACCCGGAAGTGAACGTGGACATGGACTTCTCGGTGGTCGAGGAAGCGCGCGAGCTGTACAACGGCGACCCGCCGAAGCTGCGCAGCGAGCAGGTCAGCGACAGCAGCACCCAGACCGGCGGCCCGCAGGGCGCGCCGGGCGCGACCAGCAACTCGCCGGGCAGCGCGCCGGGCCAGCCGGGCGCCACTGGCGCTCCGCCTGCACCGGGCACGGCCGGCACCCAACAAGCCGCCGCCGCGACGCCGACCGAGAGCTCCAAGAGCGCCACCCGCAACTACGAACTGGACCGTACCCTGCAGCACACCCGGCAGCCGGCCGGGCGCATCAAGCGCGTCTCGGTGGCGGTGCTGGTGGACCACGTGATGCGTCCCGGCGCCAAGGGCAAGATGACCGAGCAGGCGCTCAGCGCCGCCGAGCTGACCCGCATCGAAGGCCTGGTCAAGCAGGCGGTGGGCTTCAACGCCGAACGTGGCGACACCGTCTCGGTGATGAACGCACCGTTCGTGCGCACGGCGCCGGAAGCGGAAGACAAGCCCGGTTGGTGGGAAGATCCGCGGGTGATGAACGGCCTGCGCCTGGTGCTGGGTGCGGCGGTGGTGCTGGCGCTGCTGTTCGGCGTGCTGCGCCCGGCGCTGCGCCAGATCGCCGGTCCCGCGCCGGCCGCGGCGGTCGGCCACGACCGCGACGGCAACGAACCGCGCGATGCCAAGCTGTCGATGCTCGACGACGACAACCCGCTGCTGCCGTCGCTGGGCGAGGACACCGCCAGCCTCAGCGGCGGCAGCGGCGGCAACCCCGCCATCGCCCTGCCCGACGCCTACGAGGAACGGTTGCGCCAGGCCCGCGAAGCGGTCAAACAAGATTCCAAGCGCGTGGCGCAGGTCGTGAAGGGATGGGTCGCCAGTGAAGCCTGATGCGAATGCAATGAACGGGACCCAGCGCGCCGCCGTGCTGCTGCTGTCGCTCGGCGAGGCCGACGCGGCCGAGGTGCTCAAGCACATGGACCCCAAGGAGGTGCAGAAGATCGGCATCGCCATGGCGACGCTGAGCGGCATCTCGCGCGACCAGGTCGACAAGGTCATGGAAGAGTTCAACGCCGAGCTGGGCAGCAAGACCTCGCTGGGCGTGGGCGCCGACGACTACATCCGCAACGTGCTGGTGCAGGCGCTGGGCGCCGACAAGGCCGGCAGCCTGATCGACCGCATCCTGCTGGGCCGCAACACCACCGGCCTGGACACGCTGAAGTGGATGGATCCGCGCGCGATCGCCGACCTGGTGCGCAACGAGCATCCGCAGATCATCGCTATCGTGATGGCGCACCTGGACAACGACCAGGCCGCCGAGGCGCTGAAGCTGCTGCCCGAGCGCACCCGCGCCGACGTGCTGATGCGCATCGCCACCCTCGACGGCATCCCGCCGCACGCGCTCAACGAACTCAACGAGATCATGGAGCGGCAGTTCTCCGGCAACCAGAACCTGAAGTCCTCGAACGTGGGCGGGGTCAAGGTCGCGGCGAACATCCTCAACTTCCTGGACAGCGGCGCCGACCAGGGTGTGCTGGCGGCGATCAGCAAGATCGACGCCGACCTGGGCAGCCGCATCCAGGACCTGATGTTCGTGTTCGACAACCTGGTGGAGCTGGACGACCGCGGGCTGCAGACCATGCTGCGCGAGGTCAGCGGCGACCGCCTCGGCCTGGCCCTGCGCGGCGCCGACATCAAGGTGCGCGACAAGATCACCAAGAACATGTCCCAGCGCGCCGCCGAGATCCTGCTCGAAGACATGGAAGCGCGCGGCCCGGTGCGCCTGGCCGACGTGGAGGCCGCGCAGAAGGAGATCCTGGCGATCGTGCGGCGTCTGGCCGATGAGGGCGTGATCAGCCTCGGCGGCGGTGGTGCGGAGGCCATGGTATGAACGGCAACGTGGTGCGCTGGCTGGCGCCGGAACTCGATGCCCCGCCGTTGTCGGCGGCGCAGCCGTACGAAGACGTGCTGCCGGACGAGCCGGTGCTGCGCCCGCCGAGCCTGGAGGAGATCCAGGCGATCGAGGCCGCGGCCCAGCACGAAGGCTTCGAACGCGGCCACGCCGAGGGCCTGGCCCAGGGCCAGGCCGAGATCCGCCGGCTGACCGCGCAGATCGACGGCATCCTGGACAACTTCTCGCGGCCGCTGGCGCGGCTGGAGAACGAAGTGGTCGGCGCACTCGGCGAACTGGCCGTGCGCATCGCCGGCAGCCTGGTCGGCCGCGCCTACCAGGCCGACCCGGTGCTGCTGTCGGAACTGGTGGCCGAGGCGCTGGACGCGGTCGGCGGCGCGCGCCGCGACGTCGAGGTGCGCCTGCACCCGGACGACATCGCCGCGCTGACCCCGTTGCTGACGATGATGGACCAGGGCATCCGGCTGGTGCCGGACCTGAGCCTGAGCCGTGGCGACCTGCGCGTGCACGCCGAATCGGTGCGCATCGACGGCACCCTCGAAGCGCGCCTGCGCGCGGCCCTGGAGACGGTGATGCGCAAGTCCGGAGCCGGCCTGTGAGCGCGCTGTCGGGCACCCACCCCGCCGACTGGCTGGATGCGCGCAACCTGCGCCTGGCCGGCCGTCTCGGCAGGCTCGACCTGGACGCGGCCGCCGGCCGCGGCCTGATCCGCGAGGGCATCCTGCGCCGCGCGGTCGGCCTGACCCTGGAAGCGGTCGGCTGCGAGGCGCCGATGGGCGCCACCTGCAGGGTCGAGGTCGACGGCGGCTGGGTCGATGCCGAAGTGGTCGGCTTCTCCGGCGACCGCACCTCGCTGATGCCCAGCGCCGAAACCCACGGCCTGCTGCCCAACGCGCGGGTGGTGCCGCTGCACCGCCGCGGCGGCGTGGAAGTGGGCGAAGGCCTGCTCGGCCGCGTCATCGACTCGGACGGCGTGCCGCTGGACGGCAAGGGCCCGATCCGCGCCGAAGGCTCGGTGGGCATGGCCGGCGTGTCGATCAACCCGTTGGCGCGCGAACCGATCACCACCCCGCTGGACGTGGGCGTGCGCGCGATCAACGCGCTGCTGCCGATCGGCCGCGGCCAGCGCGTGGGGCTGTTCGCCGGCTCCGGCGTCGGCAAGTCCACCCTGCTGGGCATGATGACCCGCTACACCGCCGCCGACGTGATCGTGGTCGGGCTGATCGGCGAACGCGGCCGCGAAGTGCGCGATTTCGTCGAGACCACCCTGGGCGAGGAAGGCCTGCGCCGCGCCGTGGTCGTCGCCGCCCCGGCCGACCGCCCGCCGCTGGCGCGCCTGCACGGCGCCTACCGCGCCACCGCCATCGCCGAGTGGTTCCGCGACCAGGGCCTAAACGTGCTGCTGCTGATGGACTCGCTGACCCGCTTCGCCCAGG includes:
- the fliE gene encoding flagellar hook-basal body complex protein FliE, with the protein product MSDSISSILSQIRSYQGQVGQAAQTRVGDVGRSNAIEGLTGNQGVQGPSFTETLRNAIGGVNEAQQKSGDLAKAFELGDPSADLAKVMLAAQQSQVAFRATVEVRNRLVQAYQDVMNMPL
- the fliF gene encoding flagellar basal-body MS-ring/collar protein FliF; its protein translation is MALAISKDTFSSEKAGAWFDRLQSLQLTRRIGLMAMIAVAVAAGLFVFFWSQKPAYTPLYTGLDEKGTAEATDLLRTAQIPFKLDQATGAITVPEDKLYDARLKLAGSGLTDNGNMGFEVMEKDPGFGVSQFVENARYQHALETELARTISSLRPVREARVHLAIPKPSAFTRQREAASASVVLELRGGTTLERNQVDAIVNMVASSIPDLAPDRVTVVDQSGRMLTIADPNSDAALNAAQFDQVRRQESAYNQRIRELLEPMTGPGRVNPEVNVDMDFSVVEEARELYNGDPPKLRSEQVSDSSTQTGGPQGAPGATSNSPGSAPGQPGATGAPPAPGTAGTQQAAAATPTESSKSATRNYELDRTLQHTRQPAGRIKRVSVAVLVDHVMRPGAKGKMTEQALSAAELTRIEGLVKQAVGFNAERGDTVSVMNAPFVRTAPEAEDKPGWWEDPRVMNGLRLVLGAAVVLALLFGVLRPALRQIAGPAPAAAVGHDRDGNEPRDAKLSMLDDDNPLLPSLGEDTASLSGGSGGNPAIALPDAYEERLRQAREAVKQDSKRVAQVVKGWVASEA
- the fliG gene encoding flagellar motor switch protein FliG; this translates as MNGTQRAAVLLLSLGEADAAEVLKHMDPKEVQKIGIAMATLSGISRDQVDKVMEEFNAELGSKTSLGVGADDYIRNVLVQALGADKAGSLIDRILLGRNTTGLDTLKWMDPRAIADLVRNEHPQIIAIVMAHLDNDQAAEALKLLPERTRADVLMRIATLDGIPPHALNELNEIMERQFSGNQNLKSSNVGGVKVAANILNFLDSGADQGVLAAISKIDADLGSRIQDLMFVFDNLVELDDRGLQTMLREVSGDRLGLALRGADIKVRDKITKNMSQRAAEILLEDMEARGPVRLADVEAAQKEILAIVRRLADEGVISLGGGGAEAMV
- a CDS encoding FliH/SctL family protein; the encoded protein is MNGNVVRWLAPELDAPPLSAAQPYEDVLPDEPVLRPPSLEEIQAIEAAAQHEGFERGHAEGLAQGQAEIRRLTAQIDGILDNFSRPLARLENEVVGALGELAVRIAGSLVGRAYQADPVLLSELVAEALDAVGGARRDVEVRLHPDDIAALTPLLTMMDQGIRLVPDLSLSRGDLRVHAESVRIDGTLEARLRAALETVMRKSGAGL
- a CDS encoding FliI/YscN family ATPase — encoded protein: MSALSGTHPADWLDARNLRLAGRLGRLDLDAAAGRGLIREGILRRAVGLTLEAVGCEAPMGATCRVEVDGGWVDAEVVGFSGDRTSLMPSAETHGLLPNARVVPLHRRGGVEVGEGLLGRVIDSDGVPLDGKGPIRAEGSVGMAGVSINPLAREPITTPLDVGVRAINALLPIGRGQRVGLFAGSGVGKSTLLGMMTRYTAADVIVVGLIGERGREVRDFVETTLGEEGLRRAVVVAAPADRPPLARLHGAYRATAIAEWFRDQGLNVLLLMDSLTRFAQAQREIGLSVGEPPTTRGYPPSVFAKLPALVERAGNGAKGRGSITAFYTVLTEGDDPQDPIADAARAILDGHILLSRRVADSGLYPAIDVESSVSRVVQDIADEPWRLRIRSLKRLVSAYSANRDLITIGAYQRGNDPAVDEALERWPEIMEFLGQDVAKAADLPHSQAALKRLVDREN